The segment TCATTTTGAAAAAAACTCCAACTTTAAAGGCTCTAAATTTGAAGATAATAGTACTTTTAAATACGCTAAATTTGAGCATAATAGCTCCTTTCAAAATACTATTTTTAAAGAACCTGCAACCTTTAAATATGCAAAATTCATTGGGAATAGTAGCTTTTCTAATTCCGTTTTTGAAGAAACTGCAACCTTTAAATATGCGAAGTTTAACGATGGTGTTTCATTTAAAAACACAAAATTTGAAGAAGATTTAATTATAAAATATACAGCAGTTTCTGGTGAATTTGATATTACGGGTATGCTTGTTGCTTATGAAATAGATTCTAAATACACTAAAATCAACGGAAAAAACTTTAACAAATACATGTTAGACAAAAAATAGGTATTAATACGTATTATTAATTCTATGATAATTTATACCTTGCAATCATATTAGAATAGTTGGATTAGGGGCTAGCTATTTTATAAACTATGACTAGCTTCTTTATAAGTTAAAGAAGCTAGCTATTTTTACAAAGCAAAAAAAATTATTAATTTATATTTCCCCCAATTGTTTTTATGAATAATTGATATCAAAAAAAGGTTAGTTTAAATACTAGCCTTTTTTTAGTTAAAAAAATCTTTTACTATCTTGTCAAGAAATATACGTTCATGTCAACAAATATTTCTCGCATTTTTGATTTTCCTTACTATCAATTAGAAAATCAACCTCAAAAAAAATGTTTCAACTACAAAGAAGAGAGTATTTGGAAAAGTATTTCTACGCAAGAATATATTAATTTAGCAAATAAAGTAAGTAGTTCTCTTCTAAAATTAGGTGTAAGACCGGGTGATAAAATAGCAGTAATAACTGTAAACAATAACCCTAATTGGAATATTTTAGATATAGGAATTTTACAAATTGGCGCTCAAAATGTACCTTTATATGCAACACTTGCAGAAAAAGATTACGAATATATTTTAAATCATTCTGATGCAAAGTATTGTTTTGTGTCAAATGGTGATTTATATCAAAAAATAGATGCTATAAAAGTTAAAACACAACTAAAAGGAGTTTTTTCTCTTGAGGAATTAAACACAACATATGATTGGAATTCTTTTTTAAGCTTAGGCGAAAATGATGATTATGAAGCTGAAATAGCTAAACTTAAAAAAGCGGTTACACCAGAAGATCTAGCTACTATAATTTATACTTCTGGCACAACTGGTACTCCAAAAGGCGTTATGCTAAGTCATAAAAACATCGTATTCACAGTATTTACAACAACAAAATCTCTTAACTTAAACAAAAATGACAAACGCGTTTTAAGTTATTTACCCATCAGTCATATTTTTGAAAGAACAGCAACTTACTTAAATCAATATTTAGGTATTGAAATCTATTTTGCAGAAAGTATTGAAAAAATTGGTGACAATATTAGAGAAGTTAAACCTCACTATTTAGCAGTTGTCCCAAGATTATTAGAAAAAATTTTCGATAAAATTATTGACAAAGGAAGTATGCTGATAGGTATAAAAAGACAACTCTTTTTTTGGGCATTAGCATTAGCAGAAAAATATGAACCTTATCATAAAAATGGGTCTTGGTATCATTTTAAACTAAAAATAGCTAATAAATTAATTTTCTCTAAATGGAGAGAAGCTTTAGGTGGTAACTTAAAATTTATGGTTTCTGGTAGCGCTCCTTTACAAGATAGATTAGTAAGAATTTTTACTGCAGCAGAAATTCCTGTTTTTGAAGGTTATGGAATGACAGAATCTTCTCCTGCAGGAACCATAAACGACGTTAGAAATAATGGTTTAAAAATTGGAACTGTAGGAAAACCTTTAGAAGGCATAGAAATTAAAATTGCTGAAGACGGAGAAATCTTAATAAAAGGAGAAAACGTAATGTTAGGTTATTACAAAAATGAAGCACTAACAAATAAAACTATTATTGATGGGTATTTGCATACTGGAGATATTGGAGAAATTGATACTGATGGTTTTTTAAAGATTACTGATAGAAAAAAAGAAATTTTTAAAACATCTGGCGGTAAATACATTGCTCCTGCTGCTTTAGAAAGCGAGTTTAAACAATCTCGTTTTATAGAACAAATTTTAGTTATTGGCGAAGGAGAAAAAATGCCTGCTGCGTTCATTCAACTTCATTTTGATTTCGTTTATGAATGGGCAAAAAGACACAATCATGTTATAGAAGATGTTTCTACTGATGAAAAATTGATTGCTAGAATTCAAAGAGAGGTTGATTTTTATAATAAGAAATTTGGTAAATGGGAGCAAATTAAAAAGTTCGAAATCACTAAGGATGAATGGTCTGTAGCATCTGGACACTTAACACCTACCATGAAAATGAGAAGAAAGATAATTAAAGAAAAATACAAAAATCTCTATCAAAAAATATATAATTCTTAATAAAAAAGTCAAATAATAAGTATTTGTGAAATCAATGTAAAATTCATACTTTGCAATATTGAAATTATAACTTATGTCTATAGAAATTACACGCTTATTTGATTTTCCCTATTATCAATTAGAAACCTATAACTTAGAAAAAGCTTTTACTACAAAATACAACGGTGAATGGTCTTCTATAACAACGAAAGAATATATAGATAAAGCAAACCAAATTAGTAGAGGTTTACTGCGTTTAGGTATAAAACCTAATGATAAAATTGCTGTTATTTCTACAACAAATAGAACAGAATGGAATATTTGTGATATCGGTGTTTTGCAAACAGGTGCTCAGAATGTACCTATTTACCCAACAATTTCTAAAGAAGATTATGAGTATGTTTTAAACCACTCTGAATCAATTTATTGTTTTGTTTCTGATGTTGACGTTTTAGAAAAGGTAAATCAAATTAAAGAAAACACAAGCCTTAAAGGTGTTTTTACTTTTGATGATATTGCCAATGAAAAAAGTTGGAATGAAATTTTAGAATTAGGAAAAGACAAAAGTAATCAAGAAGAAGTTGAAGCTAGAAAAGAGGCTGTACAACCAGATGATTTAGCTACTTTAATATATACTTCTGGTACAACAGGTAGACCAAAAGGCGTAATGTTGTCTCATAAAAATATTGTTAGCAATGTTTTAAGCTCATTTAAAAGGGTTCCTTTAGATTATGGGAACTCAAAAGGGTTAAGTTTTTTACCTGTTTGTCATATTTTTGAAAGAATGATTTTATATCTCTATCAATATTGTGGCGTTTCTATCTATTTTGCAGAATCATTAGAAAAACTTACTGAAAATGCACAAGAAATAAAACCGCAAGTAATGACAGCTGTTCCTAGGTTGTATGAAAAAATTTATGATAAAATTATTTTAAAAGGAGAAGAATTAAAAGGAATAAAAAAAGGAATCTTCTTTTGGGCAGTAAGACTTGGTTTAAGATATGAACCTTATGGAGCAAATGGTTGGTGGTATGAAAAACAATTAGGTTTAGCGCGTAAATTAATTTTTTCTAAATGGCAAGCTGCTTTAGGAGGCGAATTAAAATTAATGGTTTCTGGCAGTGCAGCTTTACAACCAAGGCTAACAAGAATTTTTGCTGCTGCAGATATGCCAATTATGGAAGGTTATGGTTTAACAGAAACCTCTCCTGTAACTTCTGTTAACGATGAAAGAAATGGCGGTTTTAAAGTAGGTACTGTTGGTAAAGTAATTGAGGGTGTAGAAATAAAAATTGCAGAAACCGGAGAAATTTTAATAAAAGGACCAAACGTAATGCTGGGCTATTATAAAGATCCAGAAAAAACGGCTGCCGTTATAAAAGATGGCTATTTTTATTCTGGTGATAAAGGGGAAGTTGATATAAATGGATTCTTAAAAATCACAGGTAGAACAAAAGAAATGTTTAAAACTTCTGGTGGTAAATATGTTGTTCCACCATTATTAGAAGGCGAGTTAAAACAATCTCTTTTTATAGAACAAGTAATGGTAATTGGAGAAGGTGAAAAAATGCCTGCTGCTTTTATACAACCTAATTTTGAGTTTATTAGAGAATGGATTAAGCATAAAAATTTAGAAATAGGAAGCACAAATCAAGACATTGCAAGTTCTAAAATTGTTACTGATCGCATACAAGAAGAAGTAGATAAATGTAATGAGCAGTTTGGTAAATGGGAGCAAATAAAACGTTTTGAACTTACTCCTGAAGTTTGGGGTATCGATTCTGGTCATTTAACACCTACAATGAAAATGAAACGAAATATTATTTTAGAAAAATATAAAGATTTATTTGAAAAAATTTATAGAAATTAACTTTATTTAAATTAAAAAAAAAGCTCTCGAAATTCGAGAGCTTTTTATCGTTAATAAACAGATGTTTATACTCTTTATTTTCTTATTTAAAAAAGAAAAATTTGCTAACACCGATAATAAATGATTAAAATGATATGTAATCGTTTTAAGTTGTGGGTAAGTTAATTACA is part of the Polaribacter sp. SA4-10 genome and harbors:
- a CDS encoding long-chain fatty acid--CoA ligase; its protein translation is MSTNISRIFDFPYYQLENQPQKKCFNYKEESIWKSISTQEYINLANKVSSSLLKLGVRPGDKIAVITVNNNPNWNILDIGILQIGAQNVPLYATLAEKDYEYILNHSDAKYCFVSNGDLYQKIDAIKVKTQLKGVFSLEELNTTYDWNSFLSLGENDDYEAEIAKLKKAVTPEDLATIIYTSGTTGTPKGVMLSHKNIVFTVFTTTKSLNLNKNDKRVLSYLPISHIFERTATYLNQYLGIEIYFAESIEKIGDNIREVKPHYLAVVPRLLEKIFDKIIDKGSMLIGIKRQLFFWALALAEKYEPYHKNGSWYHFKLKIANKLIFSKWREALGGNLKFMVSGSAPLQDRLVRIFTAAEIPVFEGYGMTESSPAGTINDVRNNGLKIGTVGKPLEGIEIKIAEDGEILIKGENVMLGYYKNEALTNKTIIDGYLHTGDIGEIDTDGFLKITDRKKEIFKTSGGKYIAPAALESEFKQSRFIEQILVIGEGEKMPAAFIQLHFDFVYEWAKRHNHVIEDVSTDEKLIARIQREVDFYNKKFGKWEQIKKFEITKDEWSVASGHLTPTMKMRRKIIKEKYKNLYQKIYNS
- a CDS encoding long-chain fatty acid--CoA ligase — its product is MSIEITRLFDFPYYQLETYNLEKAFTTKYNGEWSSITTKEYIDKANQISRGLLRLGIKPNDKIAVISTTNRTEWNICDIGVLQTGAQNVPIYPTISKEDYEYVLNHSESIYCFVSDVDVLEKVNQIKENTSLKGVFTFDDIANEKSWNEILELGKDKSNQEEVEARKEAVQPDDLATLIYTSGTTGRPKGVMLSHKNIVSNVLSSFKRVPLDYGNSKGLSFLPVCHIFERMILYLYQYCGVSIYFAESLEKLTENAQEIKPQVMTAVPRLYEKIYDKIILKGEELKGIKKGIFFWAVRLGLRYEPYGANGWWYEKQLGLARKLIFSKWQAALGGELKLMVSGSAALQPRLTRIFAAADMPIMEGYGLTETSPVTSVNDERNGGFKVGTVGKVIEGVEIKIAETGEILIKGPNVMLGYYKDPEKTAAVIKDGYFYSGDKGEVDINGFLKITGRTKEMFKTSGGKYVVPPLLEGELKQSLFIEQVMVIGEGEKMPAAFIQPNFEFIREWIKHKNLEIGSTNQDIASSKIVTDRIQEEVDKCNEQFGKWEQIKRFELTPEVWGIDSGHLTPTMKMKRNIILEKYKDLFEKIYRN